One region of bacterium genomic DNA includes:
- the priA gene encoding primosomal protein N', translating to MQVIENEIKSLFPSARILRMDIDTTKKRGSHEEILKKFEAGSVDILLGTQMISKGLDFPNVLLVGVLSADISLSLPDFRAGEKTFSLLTQVAGRSGRGTKEGRVIIQTYNPSHYAIQTAIHQNYSLFFQDEIKYRNELFYPPFSRLLSLVLLSEDENKASNVASVLFDCLSSNNNEDVKILGPAPYFIPKIKKQYRFQILLKARDYKKMQNLLAKALSSFKLPSGVDLIKDMDPVGIV from the coding sequence TTGCAAGTTATAGAGAATGAGATAAAAAGCCTTTTCCCTTCAGCCAGGATTTTAAGAATGGATATAGATACGACAAAGAAAAGGGGCTCGCATGAAGAAATTCTTAAAAAATTTGAAGCTGGCAGCGTTGATATTCTGTTGGGAACCCAGATGATTTCAAAGGGGCTTGATTTTCCCAATGTCCTTTTGGTGGGTGTCCTTTCTGCTGATATCTCCCTTTCCCTTCCTGATTTTAGGGCAGGGGAGAAAACCTTTTCTTTACTTACCCAGGTTGCTGGAAGGTCGGGAAGGGGAACAAAGGAGGGAAGGGTAATTATCCAGACATACAACCCAAGTCATTATGCCATTCAAACCGCCATACATCAGAATTATTCCCTATTCTTTCAAGATGAGATAAAATATAGAAATGAGCTTTTCTATCCACCGTTTTCAAGGCTTCTTTCTCTTGTTTTACTTTCTGAGGATGAAAATAAGGCATCTAATGTGGCTTCGGTCCTTTTTGATTGCCTTTCCTCAAATAATAATGAAGATGTAAAAATATTAGGACCAGCCCCCTACTTTATCCCAAAGATAAAGAAGCAATATCGCTTTCAAATTCTCCTTAAAGCAAGGGATTATAAAAAGATGCAAAACCTTCTTGCAAAAGCCCTTTCAAGCTTTAAGCTTCCCTCTGGTGTTGACCTTATTAAGGATATGGATCCGGTGGGGATTGTGTAG